A window of Armatimonadota bacterium contains these coding sequences:
- a CDS encoding RDD family protein: MSDDAMDDPGQVRFPAVEPAAPWRRLAASVIDTGILLLCNALIFMLAVAIAPDAASLLPLPLLGLVSALAYLAVGWAAWGATVGKWALGIRVVAADGRRLSWRRAVARVPAFLVASAPLKIGLAAMLWDRERRGWHDHLAGTMVVRDPRPAVAGRSPAVASPRIPPAPEPEPEPEQGHSPRGRRLAALMLAVYVLAAVALTMPLALHSSTHVPGATIEGLEQDGYVFLWDYWWVKTALADPRLSVMSTRCLFWPEEVSLRYHTLVLLHSAAAALLQNALSLVQTYNLLLVLSLAACAWGAFLLCRYLTGSATAAAVAGLGFGFCPYLTTHALAHQNLIAAEWLAPFAYCALRGLRERRPRYVLGAAASWALVGLCEWYYFLYAGMLLAVFAACEIAARPRRWGAALAAAGAVIALTLAGLWPLLWPMLAERAQAPYMHQPLARPAALGAQPELYVTPAFTHPLLGDIGSAVLRAHGYSRAEATLYVGLVVFALALTGIAYRGRRLVPWIAGAVFFLTLALGTHLRIGDRTEFNALALLLAGGPPGNGFDLPFSAELSSQLAMQVVGGGEVLAAQAQVPLPYLWLWKYVPLTRLAAVPTRAALPAMLCLAVLAAAGLAAVTHGWSRRWRVAAAGMAAAVVLFEFLPAPYPLRDVRVPGFYHDLAQSENDFAVAEVPLLGDYAVYMRYQTVHHRPILAGLVSRRPPHALEFVRGNALLRDLEPQRTRPGERVMPSLPLTQRGALHRDLRELRATYAPALAQLRDRRVGVIVAHMDLLRADDAAALDRVLHGALGLHRERHYPHLIAYYLAPQLAQAAESDYGESEP, from the coding sequence ATGAGCGACGACGCAATGGATGACCCCGGGCAGGTGCGTTTCCCCGCCGTCGAGCCGGCCGCCCCTTGGCGGCGGCTCGCGGCCTCGGTCATAGACACCGGCATCCTGCTTCTGTGCAACGCGCTCATCTTCATGCTCGCCGTCGCCATCGCTCCCGATGCCGCCTCCCTCCTGCCGCTGCCCCTGCTGGGTCTCGTCAGCGCCCTGGCGTACCTCGCCGTCGGATGGGCCGCTTGGGGCGCCACGGTCGGCAAATGGGCGCTGGGAATCCGCGTCGTCGCCGCCGACGGACGCAGGCTCTCGTGGCGGCGGGCGGTGGCGCGCGTCCCCGCGTTCCTCGTCGCCTCCGCGCCGCTGAAGATTGGCTTGGCCGCCATGCTGTGGGATCGCGAGCGCCGGGGCTGGCACGATCACCTGGCGGGGACCATGGTCGTGCGCGATCCGCGGCCCGCGGTCGCGGGGAGATCCCCCGCCGTCGCCAGTCCGCGCATCCCACCTGCGCCGGAGCCCGAGCCCGAGCCCGAGCAGGGACACTCGCCGCGGGGGCGCCGGCTCGCCGCGCTGATGCTCGCGGTCTATGTGCTGGCGGCGGTGGCGCTCACCATGCCCCTGGCGCTGCATTCATCCACTCACGTTCCCGGCGCGACCATCGAGGGCCTGGAGCAGGACGGCTACGTCTTCTTGTGGGACTACTGGTGGGTGAAGACCGCGCTCGCGGATCCCCGGCTGAGCGTCATGTCCACCCGCTGCCTGTTCTGGCCCGAGGAGGTGAGCCTGCGGTATCACACGCTGGTGCTCCTGCATTCCGCGGCGGCGGCGCTCTTGCAGAACGCGCTCAGCCTGGTGCAGACCTACAACCTGCTGCTGGTGCTATCGCTGGCCGCCTGCGCGTGGGGCGCCTTCCTGCTGTGCCGCTACCTCACCGGCAGCGCGACGGCTGCCGCCGTGGCCGGGTTGGGCTTCGGGTTCTGCCCCTACCTGACGACCCACGCGCTGGCGCACCAGAACCTCATCGCCGCCGAATGGCTGGCGCCGTTCGCCTACTGTGCGCTGCGCGGGCTGCGCGAGCGACGGCCGCGATACGTGCTCGGCGCCGCCGCGTCGTGGGCCTTGGTCGGGCTCTGCGAATGGTACTACTTCCTCTACGCCGGCATGCTGCTCGCCGTCTTCGCGGCCTGCGAGATCGCGGCCCGCCCGCGACGCTGGGGGGCCGCGTTGGCGGCGGCGGGGGCGGTGATCGCCCTGACCTTGGCCGGGCTGTGGCCGCTGCTGTGGCCGATGCTGGCCGAACGCGCGCAGGCCCCCTACATGCACCAGCCGCTGGCGCGCCCGGCGGCGCTGGGCGCCCAGCCGGAGCTATATGTGACCCCGGCGTTTACGCACCCCCTGCTCGGCGACATCGGCTCGGCGGTGCTGCGCGCCCACGGCTACAGCCGGGCGGAGGCGACGCTCTACGTGGGGCTGGTAGTGTTCGCCCTGGCGCTGACGGGGATCGCCTACCGCGGGCGGCGGCTCGTCCCGTGGATTGCGGGGGCCGTCTTCTTCCTGACGCTGGCGCTGGGGACGCATTTGCGCATCGGTGACCGGACTGAGTTCAACGCGCTGGCGCTGCTGCTGGCGGGCGGGCCCCCCGGCAACGGCTTCGATCTGCCGTTCAGCGCCGAGCTGTCCTCGCAGTTGGCGATGCAGGTCGTCGGGGGCGGCGAGGTCCTGGCGGCGCAGGCGCAAGTCCCCCTGCCCTACCTGTGGTTGTGGAAGTACGTGCCGCTGACGCGCCTGGCGGCGGTGCCCACGCGCGCAGCGCTGCCGGCAATGCTGTGTCTGGCGGTGCTGGCGGCGGCGGGACTGGCCGCGGTGACGCACGGGTGGAGCAGGCGGTGGCGCGTGGCCGCGGCTGGGATGGCGGCGGCGGTGGTGCTGTTCGAGTTCCTGCCTGCGCCGTACCCGCTGCGGGACGTGCGGGTGCCGGGGTTCTATCACGACCTGGCGCAAAGCGAGAACGACTTCGCGGTGGCGGAGGTGCCCCTGCTGGGGGACTACGCGGTTTACATGCGCTACCAGACCGTCCATCACCGGCCGATCCTGGCGGGGCTGGTGTCGCGGCGGCCGCCGCACGCCCTGGAGTTCGTGCGCGGCAATGCCCTCCTGCGCGACCTCGAGCCGCAGCGGACGAGGCCGGGCGAAAGAGTCATGCCCTCCCTGCCCCTGACCCAAAGGGGCGCCCTTCACCGCGACCTGCGCGAGCTGCGCGCGACCTACGCACCCGCGCTGGCGCAACTGCGGGACCGCCGGGTGGGGGTCATCGTCGCCCATATGGATCTCCTGCGGGCGGACGACGCCGCCGCGCTCGACCGCGTTCTGCACGGCGCTCTGGGCCTTCACCGCGAGCGCCACTACCCGCACCTGATCGCGTACTACCTCGCGCCGCAGCTCGCGCAAGCCGCGGAAAGTGACTACGGCGAAAGCGAACCATGA
- a CDS encoding DUF1003 domain-containing protein — translation MRKHQAEKASCQVCGQEKDVGEMLPAELVAGPVLDTIKEKHADWSASGYICLPDLNRFRTEYVQALLATEKGELSALELEVVRSLHEQETLTKDVNAEFDRRLTLGERLADRIATFGGSWAFIGGFFAILFSWIAVNAILLRAHPYDPYPFILLNLILSCLAAIQAPVIMMSQNRQEAKDRLRGEHDYSVNLKAELEIRTISAKLDRLLTHQWQRLLEIQQIQTEMMEELARHAARAEGR, via the coding sequence ATGCGCAAACATCAGGCGGAGAAGGCTTCCTGCCAGGTCTGCGGCCAGGAAAAGGACGTAGGCGAGATGCTGCCGGCGGAGCTGGTGGCGGGGCCGGTGCTGGACACGATCAAAGAGAAGCATGCCGACTGGTCCGCCAGCGGCTACATCTGCCTGCCCGACCTCAACCGCTTCCGCACCGAGTACGTGCAGGCTCTGCTGGCAACCGAGAAGGGGGAGCTCTCGGCGCTGGAGCTGGAGGTGGTGCGCAGCCTGCACGAGCAGGAAACGCTGACCAAAGACGTCAACGCCGAGTTCGACCGCCGGTTGACGCTGGGGGAACGCCTGGCGGACCGGATAGCGACTTTCGGCGGCAGTTGGGCGTTCATCGGCGGCTTCTTCGCGATCCTGTTCTCGTGGATTGCCGTCAACGCCATACTTCTGCGCGCGCATCCCTATGACCCGTACCCTTTCATCTTGCTCAACCTCATCCTGTCCTGTCTGGCCGCGATCCAGGCGCCGGTCATCATGATGAGCCAGAACCGGCAGGAGGCGAAGGACCGCCTGCGCGGGGAACACGACTACAGCGTCAACCTCAAGGCCGAGTTGGAGATTCGCACCATCAGCGCCAAGCTCGACCGGCTGCTGACCCACCAGTGGCAGCGGCTGCTGGAGATCCAGCAGATTCAGACGGAGATGATGGAGGAGCTCGCCCGTCACGCCGCCCGCGCCGAGGGCCGCTGA
- a CDS encoding TIM barrel protein: MPMICVCVEMVLGNASLAAKARKVAAAGFRALEFWSHDAGGDRKLDDLAAACGETGLALNDLVADGPGISLVSAADREKYLARLRQSIAVAKKLDCGKLITCTGNRLPDRSGAEQHDAIVETLRAAAAVASQAGVVLVLEPLNSLVDHRGYYLDSGHQAAQIVEQVASPAVRLLWDIYHMQIMHGNVLATIERYLPLIGHFHAAGVPGRHELDVGELNYVEILSRIKAWGYDGMFGLEYAPATADHAASLADMRKLTAAAGWE; the protein is encoded by the coding sequence ATGCCCATGATATGCGTTTGCGTCGAGATGGTGCTGGGGAACGCCTCGCTGGCGGCGAAGGCGCGCAAGGTCGCCGCGGCGGGCTTTCGCGCGCTCGAGTTCTGGAGCCACGATGCGGGGGGCGACCGCAAGTTGGACGACCTCGCGGCCGCCTGCGGGGAAACCGGCCTGGCTCTCAACGACCTGGTGGCCGACGGCCCGGGCATCTCCCTCGTGTCTGCCGCGGACCGCGAGAAGTACCTGGCCCGGCTGCGACAGAGCATCGCGGTGGCGAAGAAGCTCGACTGCGGCAAGCTCATCACCTGCACGGGCAATCGCCTCCCCGACCGCTCCGGTGCCGAACAGCATGACGCCATCGTCGAGACCTTGAGGGCGGCCGCCGCCGTGGCCTCACAAGCGGGCGTGGTGCTGGTGCTGGAGCCGCTGAACTCGCTGGTGGATCATCGCGGCTACTACCTCGACAGCGGGCACCAGGCCGCACAGATCGTGGAGCAAGTCGCCAGCCCGGCGGTGCGGCTGCTGTGGGACATCTACCACATGCAGATCATGCACGGCAACGTGCTCGCCACCATCGAGAGATACCTTCCGCTCATCGGTCACTTCCACGCCGCGGGCGTGCCCGGGCGCCACGAGCTGGATGTCGGCGAGCTGAACTACGTCGAGATCCTCTCTCGCATCAAGGCCTGGGGTTACGACGGCATGTTCGGCCTGGAGTACGCGCCGGCGACCGCGGATCACGCCGCATCTCTGGCTGACATGCGCAAGCTGACCGCAGCCGCGGGCTGGGAGTAG
- the aroQ gene encoding type II 3-dehydroquinate dehydratase translates to MIKVAVIHGPNLGLLGRREPDIYGAITLEQINQRLSQAAAELGLELRITQSDHEGDVVTAIHACMDWAQAIVINPAALTHYSIAVRDALQAVRIPAIEVHLTNLHAREEFRHTSVTAPVTVGQIIGFGVHGYLLALRAAKALVEESHR, encoded by the coding sequence ATGATCAAGGTCGCCGTTATCCACGGGCCCAACCTGGGGCTGCTCGGGAGGCGTGAGCCCGACATATATGGCGCCATCACCCTCGAGCAGATCAACCAACGCTTGAGCCAAGCCGCCGCGGAACTCGGCCTGGAACTGCGTATCACGCAGTCGGACCACGAGGGCGATGTCGTAACGGCAATCCACGCCTGCATGGACTGGGCGCAGGCCATAGTCATCAACCCGGCGGCCCTCACCCACTACAGCATCGCGGTGCGCGATGCGCTGCAGGCGGTGCGCATCCCCGCCATCGAGGTCCACTTGACCAACCTCCACGCCCGCGAGGAGTTCCGTCACACCTCCGTCACCGCTCCCGTCACCGTCGGCCAGATCATCGGCTTCGGCGTCCACGGCTACCTGCTGGCCCTGCGCGCGGCCAAAGCGCTGGTGGAAGAATCTCACCGATGA
- a CDS encoding phosphoglucosamine mutase has protein sequence MPSPSDRPGLRISYSGVRGIFGESLTLPVAAQFAEAFARLANERFPNPLTIIGRDTRPSGRELVPAVIAGLTRLPCSLLDVGVVPSPTVEVAMAQFDAQAAIIITASHNPAQWNGFKFLMGPHYIVLNAEQTRHLFALSRQASAQYEPAAPPAVPSRHQQALEAHLVRVLREVDVAAIRARRFKVAADSCRGAGEAVTMRLLQELGCVVTPVSVERDSEPSAANLGALREAVVASGCDLGLAQDLDADRLALVSEQGEAIGEECTLAFAVDHLLDRFRGAAAVVVRNSSTSRMIDDLCAARGAELREVKVGEVNLGQAMIEVAGQGRTVFGGEGNGGVIYPPVCYGRDSLIGIALVLEYAAARGLALSELRARLPQYHMVKAKLEGLAPERVQEALARVRRLFAGETMSDFDGLKVTFADGTWCQVRPSNTEPIVRLIIESPSVETRDRLLGQVQGEISPLLSP, from the coding sequence ATGCCCTCGCCATCGGACCGACCCGGTCTCCGCATCAGTTACTCCGGCGTGCGTGGCATCTTCGGCGAGTCGCTCACGCTCCCCGTTGCCGCGCAGTTCGCGGAGGCTTTCGCGCGCCTGGCCAACGAGCGCTTCCCCAACCCGCTGACGATCATCGGCCGCGACACTCGCCCCTCCGGGCGCGAGCTCGTGCCCGCGGTCATCGCCGGGCTGACGCGGCTGCCGTGCTCGCTGCTCGACGTCGGGGTCGTGCCGAGCCCGACGGTCGAGGTGGCGATGGCCCAGTTCGACGCCCAGGCCGCCATCATCATCACCGCCAGCCACAACCCCGCGCAGTGGAACGGCTTCAAGTTCCTCATGGGGCCGCATTACATCGTGCTCAACGCCGAGCAGACCCGTCATCTGTTCGCGCTGTCACGCCAGGCGTCGGCGCAGTACGAGCCCGCGGCGCCGCCGGCGGTGCCCAGCCGCCATCAGCAGGCCCTGGAGGCGCATCTGGTGCGCGTCTTGCGCGAGGTTGATGTCGCGGCCATCCGCGCCCGCCGTTTCAAGGTCGCGGCTGACTCCTGCCGCGGGGCCGGAGAGGCGGTGACCATGCGCCTGCTGCAGGAGCTGGGCTGTGTCGTCACGCCGGTCAGCGTCGAACGCGATTCCGAGCCCAGCGCCGCCAATCTCGGCGCGCTGCGGGAGGCGGTGGTCGCCAGCGGGTGTGACCTCGGGCTCGCCCAGGACCTGGATGCCGACCGCCTGGCATTGGTTAGCGAGCAGGGCGAGGCCATCGGCGAAGAGTGCACCCTCGCCTTCGCGGTGGATCACCTCCTCGATCGCTTCCGCGGCGCCGCTGCGGTCGTGGTCAGGAACAGCTCCACCAGCCGCATGATTGACGACCTGTGCGCGGCCCGCGGCGCCGAGCTGCGCGAGGTCAAGGTGGGTGAGGTCAACCTGGGTCAGGCCATGATCGAGGTGGCCGGACAGGGGCGCACGGTCTTCGGCGGCGAAGGCAACGGCGGGGTCATCTATCCGCCGGTGTGCTATGGGCGCGACAGCCTCATCGGCATCGCGCTCGTGCTCGAATACGCGGCTGCGCGCGGCCTGGCGCTATCGGAGCTGCGCGCGCGGTTGCCGCAGTATCACATGGTCAAGGCGAAGCTCGAGGGGCTGGCCCCGGAGCGCGTGCAGGAGGCGCTGGCACGTGTGCGGCGCCTGTTCGCGGGCGAAACGATGTCGGACTTCGACGGCCTCAAAGTCACTTTCGCCGATGGCACCTGGTGCCAGGTGCGCCCATCGAACACGGAGCCCATCGTGCGGCTCATCATCGAGTCGCCCTCGGTCGAGACTCGCGACCGCCTCCTGGGCCAAGTGCAGGGCGAGATCAGCCCCTTGCTGTCGCCCTAG
- a CDS encoding IS110 family transposase: protein MHYVGVDYHKKSSYVTVMDERGKVVKEGQIANTQEALAALLDGSAEGASAVLEAGRNWPVMYDWLEELVDEVTLAHPAKVRVIAEAKVKTDRIDSRMLAHLLRADLIPAAYVPGAVTREQRRRLRQRMFPVGLSTMVKNRIHTLIDRHPQLSPEAGSWSDLFGKAGRAWLQRLELPPSEAQILRTDLALLGALEQHIKQSNRWVSQLAKGDERAKLLVTLPGIGDFFAVLLAVEIDDVRRFLRAEKLCAYAGLVPSTYASGGYVYHGRITKQGNKWIRWACIEAVYPAIRQDPDLAALYGRLKATKGANVAKVAVAKRLLTIVYRLLTERRPYRPATDQPALRKRNSPAALTAV, encoded by the coding sequence ATGCACTACGTGGGTGTAGATTACCACAAGAAGAGCAGTTACGTCACGGTGATGGATGAGCGGGGCAAGGTGGTGAAGGAAGGGCAGATCGCCAACACCCAGGAGGCGCTGGCGGCGCTGCTGGACGGCTCTGCGGAGGGCGCGTCAGCGGTGCTGGAAGCGGGCCGCAACTGGCCGGTAATGTACGACTGGCTGGAGGAGCTGGTGGATGAGGTGACGCTGGCTCATCCTGCCAAAGTGCGAGTGATCGCAGAAGCCAAGGTGAAGACCGACCGGATTGACTCGCGGATGCTGGCTCACCTGCTGCGCGCGGACTTGATTCCGGCGGCCTATGTGCCGGGGGCGGTGACGCGAGAGCAGCGACGCCGGTTGCGACAGCGGATGTTTCCGGTGGGGTTGTCAACGATGGTGAAGAACCGCATCCACACCCTGATTGACCGACACCCGCAGCTGAGCCCCGAGGCTGGGAGCTGGAGCGATCTATTCGGCAAAGCAGGGCGGGCCTGGTTGCAGCGGCTGGAGCTGCCCCCGAGCGAGGCGCAGATTCTGCGCACTGACCTGGCGTTGCTGGGGGCGCTGGAGCAGCACATCAAGCAGAGCAATCGGTGGGTCTCGCAGCTGGCCAAGGGGGACGAGCGGGCCAAGCTCCTGGTCACCCTACCTGGCATCGGAGATTTCTTCGCGGTGCTGTTGGCGGTGGAGATTGACGACGTGAGGCGGTTTCTGCGCGCCGAGAAGCTGTGTGCCTATGCGGGCCTGGTTCCCTCGACCTATGCCTCGGGCGGATACGTCTACCACGGACGAATCACCAAGCAAGGCAACAAGTGGATACGCTGGGCGTGCATCGAAGCGGTGTATCCAGCCATTCGTCAAGACCCTGACTTGGCGGCGCTCTACGGGCGGCTCAAGGCGACCAAGGGCGCCAACGTCGCCAAGGTGGCGGTGGCGAAGCGGCTGTTGACCATCGTCTACCGGCTGCTGACAGAGCGACGGCCCTATCGCCCAGCCACCGACCAGCCTGCGCTGAGAAAGAGGAATTCCCCGGCTGCCCTGACGGCCGTCTAG
- a CDS encoding beta-N-acetylglucosaminidase domain-containing protein, whose protein sequence is MLAGRGIAPATLGRRRLLLGARERQLGVLPTPRQVLKVGRTTTVAEVAVLLPSDEGARSAAEGLRAFLRELGVPRVPVVATLEAAARYAMVIAAGNPAADSRVGHCWELCDGARVQLPPLGPQGYGLVTARRDGKLLVVLAATAREGLRHGFATLRQLIVQRGDQPALREISLADGPSFELRGVIEGFYGPPWSHQQRLRLLDFCELYKFNLYVYAPKDDPYHREHWREPYTARALRELRQLVEAASRHGVRFCFGVSPGLSMRYSSRADMAALRRKLDAMREIGVDSFALCLDDIPGKLHHPQDRRAFSSLAEAHACIANRLRDHLDRVARGSQLIFCPTEYAGTRRTRYLRAIGDLLRRDVLVFWTGSQVCSPTISGQEADAYGAAIARPPLIWDNYPVNDYNRNRLFLGPLRGRPSDLHRHAAGLIANPMNEGEASKLPLITVADYLWNAEAYRPEPAWEAALLQQGGARAYAPLRCFAGSCTSSFLHPKDSPELAAAIAALWKELAAGTPGAAASTLRRHFARMRGLKRELPSRLPNRWLLEQISPYLDKLSTYGKAGAACLRMLFSPSAAARRQVERWQREAAANPRQVCGTVMDNFISRALHEYDLAHASP, encoded by the coding sequence GTGCTCGCAGGCAGGGGGATCGCACCCGCCACCCTGGGCCGCCGGCGGCTGCTACTGGGCGCCCGCGAGCGGCAGCTGGGCGTGCTGCCGACGCCGCGCCAGGTGCTCAAGGTGGGGCGCACGACTACGGTCGCCGAGGTGGCGGTGCTGCTGCCGTCGGACGAGGGAGCGCGCTCCGCGGCGGAGGGGCTGCGGGCGTTCCTGCGCGAGCTGGGCGTGCCGCGGGTGCCGGTGGTGGCGACGCTGGAGGCCGCCGCCCGCTACGCGATGGTGATTGCGGCCGGCAATCCCGCCGCCGACTCCCGTGTCGGCCACTGCTGGGAGTTGTGCGACGGCGCGCGGGTGCAACTGCCGCCGCTCGGCCCGCAGGGCTACGGCCTGGTCACCGCACGGCGCGACGGCAAGCTGCTGGTGGTGCTGGCGGCGACGGCGCGTGAAGGACTGCGCCATGGCTTCGCCACTCTGCGCCAGCTCATCGTTCAGCGCGGGGACCAGCCGGCGCTGCGCGAGATCTCCCTCGCCGATGGTCCGTCCTTTGAGCTGCGGGGCGTGATCGAAGGCTTTTACGGTCCGCCGTGGAGCCACCAACAGCGCCTGCGTCTGCTCGACTTCTGCGAGCTGTACAAGTTCAACCTCTACGTCTACGCCCCCAAGGACGACCCCTATCACCGTGAGCACTGGCGCGAGCCTTACACCGCGCGGGCGCTGCGGGAGCTGCGCCAGTTGGTGGAGGCGGCCAGCCGCCATGGCGTGCGCTTCTGCTTCGGCGTCAGCCCGGGGCTGAGCATGCGCTACTCGTCGCGGGCGGATATGGCGGCGCTGCGGCGCAAGCTTGACGCCATGCGCGAGATCGGGGTGGACTCGTTCGCGTTGTGTCTGGACGACATCCCGGGCAAGCTCCATCACCCGCAGGACCGGCGGGCGTTCTCGTCGCTCGCCGAGGCGCACGCGTGCATCGCCAACCGCCTGCGCGATCACCTCGATCGCGTCGCCCGCGGCTCGCAGCTCATCTTCTGCCCCACCGAGTACGCGGGCACGCGGCGCACGCGTTATCTCAGAGCCATCGGGGACCTGCTGCGCCGCGACGTGCTTGTCTTCTGGACCGGGTCGCAGGTGTGCTCGCCGACCATCAGCGGCCAGGAGGCGGACGCCTACGGCGCGGCGATTGCGCGCCCGCCGCTGATCTGGGATAATTACCCGGTGAACGACTACAATCGCAACCGCCTGTTCCTGGGGCCGCTGCGGGGCCGGCCTAGCGACCTGCACCGGCATGCGGCAGGGCTGATCGCCAACCCCATGAACGAGGGCGAAGCATCGAAGCTGCCGCTCATCACCGTCGCCGACTACCTGTGGAACGCGGAGGCGTATCGCCCGGAGCCGGCGTGGGAGGCCGCCCTGCTGCAGCAGGGCGGCGCGCGCGCCTATGCGCCGCTGCGCTGCTTCGCAGGGAGCTGCACGAGTTCGTTCCTGCATCCCAAGGATTCCCCGGAGCTGGCGGCGGCGATCGCAGCGCTGTGGAAGGAGTTGGCGGCAGGCACACCCGGCGCCGCGGCGTCCACGCTGCGGCGCCATTTCGCGCGCATGAGGGGGCTCAAGCGCGAACTGCCGTCGCGCCTGCCCAACCGCTGGCTCCTAGAGCAGATCAGCCCCTACCTGGACAAGCTCTCGACCTACGGTAAGGCAGGTGCGGCGTGCCTGCGAATGCTGTTCAGTCCGTCAGCGGCCGCTCGCCGGCAGGTCGAGCGCTGGCAGCGGGAAGCGGCGGCGAATCCGCGGCAGGTGTGCGGCACGGTGATGGACAATTTCATCAGCCGCGCACTGCACGAGTACGACTTGGCGCACGCGAGTCCATGA